The proteins below come from a single Sorghum bicolor cultivar BTx623 chromosome 4, Sorghum_bicolor_NCBIv3, whole genome shotgun sequence genomic window:
- the LOC8077623 gene encoding probable protein phosphatase 2C 11: MGVYLSTPKTDKLSENGENDRLKFGLSSMQGWRATMEDAHSALLDLDSETAFFGVFDGHGGRVVAKFCAKYLHGQVLKSEAYSAGDLGAAVHRAFFRMDEMMRGQRGWRELSALGDKINKFSGMIEGLIWSPRGSDSNSQQDDWASEEGPHSDFAGPTCGSTACVALIRNSQLVVANAGDSRCVISRGGKAYNLSRDHKPELAVERERIMKAGGFIHMGRVNGSLNLSRAIGDVELKQNKFLPPEKQIVTANPDINVVELCDDDDFVVVACDGIWDCMSSQQLVDFIHERINMESSLSAVCERVLDRCLAPSTIGGDGCDNMTMILVQIKKPVNRNKKAEVAGQSANNADEVKSRVAEE; encoded by the exons ATGGGGGTTTACCTCAGCACTCCAAAAACTGATAAGCTATCTGAAAATGGAGAAAATGATAGACTTAAATTTGGTCTTTCATCTATGCAAGGATGGCGAGCAACCATGGAAGATGCT CATTCAGCATTGCTAGATCTTGATAGCGAGACAGCATTCTTTGGTGTTTTTGATGGTCATGGAG GAAGAGTGGTTGCCAAATTCTGTGCAAAATATCTGCATGGTCAAGTTCTCAAAAGTGAAGCCTATTCAGCGGGTGACCTAGGAGCTGCTGTCCATAGAGCTTTCTTCAG AATGGATGAAATGATGCGAGGGCAGAGAGGTTGGCGAGAACTTTCTGCACTTGGAGACAAAATAAACAAGTTTAGTGGTATGATAGAAGGATTGATTTGGTCTCCAAGGGGCAGTGATTCGAATAGTCAACAAGATGATTGGGCTTCAGAGGAG GGACCTCACTCTGACTTTGCTGGGCCAACATGTGGGAGTACAGCATGTGTAGCACTAATAAGAAACTCCCAACTTGTTGTGGCAAATGCTGGTGATTCCCGATGTGTTATTTCAAGGGGTGGAAAG GCATACAATCTATCAAGGGACCACAAACCAGAGCTTGCAGTTGAGAGAGAAAGAATAATGAAAGCAGGGGGGTTCATCCATATGGGACGAGTAAATGGAAGTCTAAACTTGTCTAGAGCAATTG GAGATGTGGAATTGAAACAGAACAAATTCCTGCCTCCCGAGAAGCAAATTGTGACAGCCAATCCTGACATTAACGTT GTGGAGCTCTGCGATGATGACGACTTTGTTGTTGTAGCATGTGATGGCATTTG GGACTGCATGTCAAGCCAACAGCTGGTGGATTTCATCCATGAGCGTATAAACATG GAGAGCAGCCTATCTGCCGTGTGTGAAAGAGTGCTGGACAGATGCCTGGCTCCATCAACGATCGGTGGAGATGGGTGCGATAACATGACCATGATCCTGGTGCAGATAAAAAAACCAGTCAATCGGAATAAAAAGGCCGAAGTAGCGGGTCAATCTGCCAACAATGCGGATGAAGTCAAGAGTCG TGTCGCTGAGGAGTGA
- the LOC8077624 gene encoding nucleoid-associated protein At2g24020, chloroplastic, with product MAPSAALAPAAFRSAFSTPLASNPTRNRINIEGAFCLPCSTRKRASYRPFRVYSLFGGKKDKDENGDEPSKAGIFGNMQNLYETVKKAQMVVQVEAVRVQKELAATEIDGYCEGELIKVTLSGNQQPIRVEITEAAMELGAEKLSELVNDAYKDAHQRSVQAMKERMADLAQSLGMPAGLGDGLK from the exons ATGGCTCCCTCGGCAGCTCTCGCTCCGGCGGCCTTCCGCTCCGCCTTCTCGACGCCGCTCGCGTCCAACCCTACCC GTAATAGAATAAACATAGAAGGTGCTTTCTGTTTGCCTTGTTCCACAAGGAAGAGAGCTAGTTATAGACCTTTTCGAGTGTACAGTTTATTTGGAGggaagaaggataaagatgaGAACGGTGATGAGCCATCGAAA GCAGGAATTTTTGGAAATATGCAAAATCTATATGAAACTGTTAAGAAGGCCCAAATGGTTGTCCAAGTTGAGGCTGTCCGGGTGCAGAAGGAGCTTGCAGC GACTGAGATTGATGGCTATTGTGAAGGTGAACTAATCAAG GTTACACTTTCTGGAAACCAGCAACCTATTAGAGTTGAAATCACGGAAGCTGCAATGGAGTTGGGTGCTGAA AAACTTTCCGAGTTGGTCAACGATGCTTACAAGGATGCACATCAACGGAGCGTCCAG GCCATGAAAGAGAGGATGGCTGACTTGGCACAGAGCTTAGGAATGCCTGCAGGCCTCGGCGATGGTCTCAAGTGA
- the LOC8077625 gene encoding probable N-acetyltransferase HLS1, giving the protein MGVMDEAEPMKKTMIRVREFDVERDLRTVEELERLCQVGLSGDDQGSDPVADHDGGGAAKTTTRCSSKKKSKKKGMSLYVEQIGDPFARVRHAPDNVMLVAEYGEEDEVVGVIKACTRMVSRGKKKQSLSSSSSSSSKQFVKVACLLGLRVSPSHRRLGVATELVRRAESWCAARGAAYATMATTESNAASLALFTGRFAYAPFRRPVFLGHPVHRHRVRIPRAHRVLRLPPPLAAAAYAALLPPSAAEFLPADLPALLNHKLTLGTYLAIQRGGGGPDEDPARTPSFALLSVWDATRSLRLRVGGAPTLLRASLAAARALDRHAPWLQVPSVPDIFRPFGTYLMYGLRMSGPEGPALLRSLCRHAHNVARKNPACAVLAADLGPDDPAKAVVPHWPKFSCDEDVWCIKKLGASTVGDNAGNDDDDWTTSPPPNVLFVDPREF; this is encoded by the exons ATGGGGGTGATGGACGAAGCAGAGCCGATGAAGAAGACGATGATAAGAGTGAGGGAGTTTGACGTGGAGAGAGACCTCAGGACTGTGGAGGAGCTCGAGCGTCTGTGCCAGGTCGGCCTATCGGGCGACGACCAAGGCTCTGACCCTGTGGCCGACCATGATGGCGGCGGCGCAGCGAAGACGACGACGAGGTGCAGCAGCAagaagaagagcaagaagaaaGGCATGTCGCTCTACGTCGAGCAGATCGGCGACCCGTTTGCCCGGGTGCGCCATGCGCCGGACAACGTCATGCTG GTTGCTGAGtacggtgaggaagatgaggtcGTCGGAGTGATCAAGGCGTGCACCAGGATGGTAAGCAGAGGAAAGAAGAAGCAAAgcctcagcagcagcagcagcagcagctcgaaGCAGTTCGTCAAGGTGGCATGCCTTCTGGGCCTCAGGGTGTCCCCTTCCCACAG GCGCCTCGGGGTCGCGACGGAGCTGGTCCGGCGCGCCGAGTCGTGGTGCGCGGCGCGCGGCGCGGCGTACGCCACCATGGCCACCACCGAGTCCAACGCCGCGTCGCTCGCGCTCTTCACCGGCCGCTTCGCGTACGCGCCGTTCCGGCGGCCGGTGTTCCTGGGCCACCCCGTGCACCGCCACCGGGTGCGCATCCCGCGGGCGCACCGCGTGCTGCGCCTgcccccgccgctcgccgcggcCGCCTACGCCGCGCTGCTCCCGCCCTCGGCCGCCGAGTTCCTCCCCGCCGACCTCCCGGCCCTGCTCAACCACAAGCTCACCCTCGGCACGTACCTCGCCAtccagcgcggcggcggcggacccGACGAGGACCCGGCCCGGACGCCGTCGTTCGCGCTGCTCAGCGTCTGGGACGCCACGCGCTCCCTCCGCCTCCGCGTCGGCGGCGCGCCCACGCTCCTCCGCGCGTCCCTGGCCGCGGCGCGCGCGCTCGACCGCCACGCGCCGTGGCTGCAGGTGCCCTCCGTCCCCGACATCTTCCGCCCGTTCGGGACCTACCTCATGTACGGCCTCCGCATGTCCGGACCGGAGGGCCCGGCGCTCCTCCGCTCGCTCTGCCGGCACGCGCACAACGTCGCGCGCAAGAACCCCGCGTGCGCCGTCCTGGCGGCCGACCTCGGGCCTGACGACCCGGCCAAGGCCGTGGTGCCGCACTGGCCCAAGTTCTCGTGCGACGAGGACGTCTGGTGTATCAAGAAGCTCGGTGCTTCCACCGTCGGTGACAATGCtggcaacgacgacgacgactggaCGACGTCGCCGCCGCCCAACGTCCTGTTCGTGGACCCCCGGGAGTTCTGA
- the LOC8077626 gene encoding chorismate mutase 2 isoform X1, whose protein sequence is MWTTLFSRFPHSGRRVRTALGVRVNTTATTTVPEAQITRLSPLQPGTWKPPAVHAWLTADPTLNRRSPPSGSDPLLAMDAAGGEQLSLAAVRDALVRLEDSVVFALIERARHPRNAPAYAPAAGGGGGYSLVEFFVREAEALNAKAGHYQKPEDVPFFPQDLPSPLFPTKPSPKALHPFALLVTVNDAIWKMYFDELLPLFTVDGDDGNYAQTVALDFACLQVLSQRIHIGKYVAEVKFKDAPQDYSRLIKAKDSNSLMDLLTFKAVEEKVKKRVEKKARTFGQNVTLEDNATASDSECKVNPKVLSKLYDQWVMPLTKDVEVEYLLRRLD, encoded by the exons ATGTGGACGACTCTGTTCAGTCGGTTTCCGCACTCGGGCCGTCGTGTACGCACTGCACTTGGAG TCCGCGTCAACACCACTGCAACCACCACCGTGCCGGAGGCCCAAATCACGCGCCTTTCCCCGCTGCAACCCGGCACCTGGAAGCCACCCGCAGTTCACGCTTGGCTGACGGCCGACCCGACCCTCAATCGTCGTAGCCCTCCCTCCGGCTCCGATCCATTACTCGCCATGGACGCGGCGGGCGGCGAGCAGCTGAGCCTGGCCGCGGTGCGCGATGCGCTGGTCCGGCTGGAGGACTCCGTGGTGTTCGCGCTCATCGAGCGCGCCCGGCATCCGCGGAACGCGCCGGCCTACGcgcccgccgccggcggcggcggaggatatTCGCTCGTGGAGTTCTTCGTCCGGGAAGCAGAGGCCCTCAACGCGAAG GCTGGACATTATCAAAAGCCAGAAGATGTTCCATTCTTCCCTCAAGATCTTCCCTCGCCTCTCTTTCCTACCAAGCCTTCCCCAAAG GCTTTGCACCCTTTTGCTTTGTTGGTCACTGTGAATGATGCAATATGGAAAATGTATTTTGATGAATTGCTCCCATTATTCACTgttgatggtgatgatggtaactATGCACAAACAGTTGCACTGGATTTTGCGTGTCTGCAG GTTCTATCACAAAGAATTCATATTGGTAAATATGTTGCTGAGGTCAAGTTCAAAGATGCTCCTCAAGATTATAGTCGATTAATAAAAGCAAAG GACAGcaattctttgatggatctgctgACATTCAAGGCTGTGGAAGAGAAGgttaagaagagagtagagaagaAGGCCAGGACCTTCGGGCAGAACGTCACCTTGGAGGACAATGCCACTGCCAGTGACAGCGAATGCAAGGTCAATCCTAAAGTGCTCTCCAAGCTGTATGATCAGTGGGTAATGCCACTGACCAAGGACGTCGAAGTCGAGTATCTCCTGCGCCGCCTCGACTGA
- the LOC8077626 gene encoding chorismate mutase 2 isoform X2, with translation MATQTISTNGLDRGLTTLLAVRVNTTATTTVPEAQITRLSPLQPGTWKPPAVHAWLTADPTLNRRSPPSGSDPLLAMDAAGGEQLSLAAVRDALVRLEDSVVFALIERARHPRNAPAYAPAAGGGGGYSLVEFFVREAEALNAKAGHYQKPEDVPFFPQDLPSPLFPTKPSPKALHPFALLVTVNDAIWKMYFDELLPLFTVDGDDGNYAQTVALDFACLQVLSQRIHIGKYVAEVKFKDAPQDYSRLIKAKDSNSLMDLLTFKAVEEKVKKRVEKKARTFGQNVTLEDNATASDSECKVNPKVLSKLYDQWVMPLTKDVEVEYLLRRLD, from the exons ATGGCCACTCAAACCATTTCCACCAACGGTCTGGACCGTGGACTGACCACACTACTCGCAGTCCGCGTCAACACCACTGCAACCACCACCGTGCCGGAGGCCCAAATCACGCGCCTTTCCCCGCTGCAACCCGGCACCTGGAAGCCACCCGCAGTTCACGCTTGGCTGACGGCCGACCCGACCCTCAATCGTCGTAGCCCTCCCTCCGGCTCCGATCCATTACTCGCCATGGACGCGGCGGGCGGCGAGCAGCTGAGCCTGGCCGCGGTGCGCGATGCGCTGGTCCGGCTGGAGGACTCCGTGGTGTTCGCGCTCATCGAGCGCGCCCGGCATCCGCGGAACGCGCCGGCCTACGcgcccgccgccggcggcggcggaggatatTCGCTCGTGGAGTTCTTCGTCCGGGAAGCAGAGGCCCTCAACGCGAAG GCTGGACATTATCAAAAGCCAGAAGATGTTCCATTCTTCCCTCAAGATCTTCCCTCGCCTCTCTTTCCTACCAAGCCTTCCCCAAAG GCTTTGCACCCTTTTGCTTTGTTGGTCACTGTGAATGATGCAATATGGAAAATGTATTTTGATGAATTGCTCCCATTATTCACTgttgatggtgatgatggtaactATGCACAAACAGTTGCACTGGATTTTGCGTGTCTGCAG GTTCTATCACAAAGAATTCATATTGGTAAATATGTTGCTGAGGTCAAGTTCAAAGATGCTCCTCAAGATTATAGTCGATTAATAAAAGCAAAG GACAGcaattctttgatggatctgctgACATTCAAGGCTGTGGAAGAGAAGgttaagaagagagtagagaagaAGGCCAGGACCTTCGGGCAGAACGTCACCTTGGAGGACAATGCCACTGCCAGTGACAGCGAATGCAAGGTCAATCCTAAAGTGCTCTCCAAGCTGTATGATCAGTGGGTAATGCCACTGACCAAGGACGTCGAAGTCGAGTATCTCCTGCGCCGCCTCGACTGA